The following are from one region of the Sorghum bicolor cultivar BTx623 chromosome 2, Sorghum_bicolor_NCBIv3, whole genome shotgun sequence genome:
- the LOC8080711 gene encoding protein FAR1-RELATED SEQUENCE 5 has translation MRPMTTSQNNSLPGVGGSATHVDPHPPPPQAIHPTPRSPSPSSFLQTLAQTLMSAAVDPSRLSGESSPSSPTSSGSSSHSSSGAADAAATNLAQTASTSALGDDTDADAPTSPSVGMYFETEDDAYEFYKAYAARLGFVVRKSNKSKNSRHTVTRRLFVCSKQGFRQEPKKPQDETAGSGVASSSSLAPAPRCPDSRTGCLASLTIKLIPSANAFRVTDFVADHNHPLASSAPAVSLALLPPSSSHHSIAVAASLPDPRDGPRPDMHFETEEDAYVFYNRYAEHVGFSVRRSYKKRKRGMIVSRIFVCSREGVSDRTKQEGGATVSANGGAGSAGTPRPGPPPTRTGCQARMVIKITPCRTYRVAKFFPGHNHPLANPDSVHKLRSHKMRARAHELGAGEMHRRKQGKGVQLGDAGAALQYLEELQVENPSVYYAVGVGPDGKSAVNFFWADAKSIIDYRSFGDVVCFDTTYELNIYGRPFALFVGLDNHKQLLVFGAALLYDESVQSLKWVFEVFADAMHARHPQTILIDERPECAIAAAEVWPGSNHCTGVWHIYHNSKRHLKQVFESSKSFSNALSHCLFECEDEIEFLSAWEKLIEKHDISDSEWLSRLFLVKEKWALPYQRTMFSADILSTLRKDNMINELKRELSEQEDILQFFRRYESILEEHRSKKLHADVDGSQVTLPIPSLRMLKQSSNAYTPEAFKMFQGEFEAYMNCMSFPCGVVGTISEYKIVLDEKPSESFVKFDALDGSATCSCKKFEAVGIQCCHVLKVLDLKNIKELPEQYILKRWRKDARSVQIGEEPAYASGGVMRSSSEARFSNMCRLASLIASRAAKSEDVMSYIESQSNALLKHLDDILQTGYPDMGNHAVASSSQPISFVGSQHPDHSTPVGVGAQTTNGLMGL, from the exons ATGAGGCCCATGACCACGTCGCAGAACAACTCGCTCCCTGGCGTGGGAGGCTCAGCCACACACGTTGACCCACACCCGCCGCCTCCGCAGGCGATCCATCCAACCCCTAGGTCCCCTTCGCCCTCGTCCTTCCTCCAAACCCTGGCGCAAACCCTAATGTCCGCCGCCGTGGACCCTTCCCGCCTCTCCGGCGAGTCCTCGCCGTCGTCCCCCACCtcctccggctcctcctcccacTCCTCCTCTGGTGCCGCCGATGCCGCCGCCACCAACCTGGCCCAGACAGCATCGACCTCCGCCCTCGGCGATGACACCGACGCCGATGCCCCCACCTCCCCGAGCGTGGGGATGTACTTCGAGACCGAGGACGATGCGTACGAGTTCTACAAGGCCTACGCGGCCCGTCTCGGCTTCGTCGTCCGCAAGTCCAACAAGTCCAAGAACTCACGGCACACCGTCACCCGCCGCCTCTTCGTCTGCTCCAAGCAGGGCTTCCGCCAGGAGCCCAAGAAGCCCCAGGACGAGACCGCAGGCTCCGGCGTCGCGTCCTCGTCATCGCTGGCGCCGGCGCCTCGGTGCCCGGACTCGCGCACAGGCTGCCTAGCGTCGCTCACTATCAAGCTCATTCCTTCCGCAAACGCCTTCCGCGTTACGGACTTCGTCGCCGATCACAACCACCCGCTCGCCTCTTCTGCGCCCGCTGTGTCACTGGCCTTGCTGCCGCCGAGCTCATCACACCACAGCATTGCGGTGGCAGCCAGCTTGCCGGACCCAAGGGATGGACCGCGGCCTGATATGCATTTTGAGACAGAAGAGGATGCATATGTCTTCTACAACAGGTATGCTGAGCACGTAGGCTTCAGTGTCCGCCGCTCCTACAAGAAACGGAAGCGAGGGATGATAGTGTCGCGGATTTTTGTTTGTTCCCGTGAGGGTGTCAGTGACCGCACCAAACAAGAGGGTGGAGCCACAGTCAGTGCAAATGGTGGTGCAGGGTCAGCAGGCACACCTAGGCCGGGTCCGCCACCAACACGGACCGGATGCCAGGCGAGAatggtgatcaagatcaccCCCTGCCGAACATACCGTGTAGCAAAGTTTTTTCCAGGGCATAATCATCCTCTCGCGAATCCAGATAGCGTGCATAAGCTGCGGTCTCATAAAATGAGAGCTCGTGCACATGAGCTTGGGGCAGGGGAAATGCATCGAAGGAAGCAAGGGAAGGGTGTGCAGCTTGGGGATGCTGGCGCAGCATTGCAATACTTGGAGGAGTTGCAGGTAGAGAATCCTTCAGTGTATTATGCAGTAGGAGTGGGGCCTGATGGGAAATCCGCTGTAAATTTCTTCTGGGCTGATGCAAAATCAATAATTGACTACAGGAGTTTTGGGGATGTTGTTTGCTTTGATACAACATATGAATTGAACATTTATGGACGGCCATTTGCACTGTTTGTTGGTCTTGACAACCATAAACAGTTACTTGTGTTTGGTGCAGCACTGCTCTATGATGAGAGCGTTCAGTCGCTGAAATGGGTATTTGAGGTGTTTGCTGATGCCATGCATGCTAGGCACCCACAAACTATTTTGATTGATGAGCGTCCTGAGTGTGCCATTGCAGCAGCAGAGGTGTGGCCTGGAAGCAACCACTGCACAGGGGTGTGGCATATCTACCATAATTCAAAGAGGCACTTGAAGCAGGTGTTTGAAAGCTCAAAGAGTTTCAGCAATGCTTTGAGCCATTGTCTCTTTGAGTGTGAGGATGAGATTGAGTTCTTGTCAGCATGGGAAAAGCTAATTGAGAAACATGACATTAGTGATAGTGAGTGGCTCAGCAGACTTTTCCTAGTGAAAGAAAAATGGGCTTTACCTTATCAGAGGACCATGTTTTCTGCTGATATACTTTCAACTCTTCGTAAGGATAACATGATTAATGAACTGAAACGAGAGCTCAGTGAGCAAGAAGATATCCTACAGTTCTTCAGGCGTTATGAGTCTATTCTGGAAGAGCATCGATCAAAGAAATTGCATGCTGATGTCGATGGCAGCCAGGTTACTCTGCCTATCCCATCGTTGCGAATGCTAAAACAATCATCAAATGCTTATACACCTGAAGCTTTCAAAATGTTCCAGGGAGAGTTTGAGGCTTACATGAATTGCATGTCCTTCCCCTGTGGTGTGGTTGGCACAATCTCGGAGTACAAGATTGTGCTTGATGAGAAGCCATCAGAGAGCTTCGTCAAATTTGATGCATTAGATGGCTCAGCCACTTGCAGCTGCAAGAAGTTTGAAGCTGTTGGGATTCAATGCTGTCATGTATTGAAGGTGCTGGATCTCAAGAATATCAAAGAACTTCCAGAACAATATATTTTGAAGAGATGGAGGAAAGATGCTCGTTCTGTTCAAATTGGGGAGGAACCTGCCTATGCATCTGGTGGTGTCATGCGATCATCCTCAGAAGCCCGATTCAGTAACATGTGCCGGTTGGCTAGCTTGATTGCTTCAAGAGCTGCCAAATCTGAGGATGTGATGTCATACATCGAAAGTCAGTCAAATGCTCTTCTGAAACATCTGGATGATATTCTACAGACAGGCTATCCTGATATGGGAAATCACGCTGTTGCTTCAAGTAGTCAACCAATTTCCTTTGTAGGCAGCCAACATCCTGACCATTCAACACCTGTAGGAGTGGGTGCACAGACAACAAATG GCCTGATGGGGCTTTGA